Proteins encoded by one window of Bacteroidota bacterium:
- a CDS encoding DUF4249 domain-containing protein — protein sequence MKKNFGTYIVMVTFIALSAMILLGCEQDADIEVPQSTPKLVVTCFISPEDSLITVRLDKSRALFSNTNEPFDPANATVAISNGITEVTVPYNQDQLLFEIDQASAFTIVPGANYKLKCSYPGLPLLLSQCTVPAERLTEIKLALDSSNAFEYLLKMNFQDLPGIKNYYRTFAFYNYTDTNYFGLGDTTYTEPMASDDNNLLNDVNNDGGQYSTVFTYLPKGKGPDTLQAVILTCSEEYYKFHYSLFTYGYDNPFSEASPIYSNIVNGLGVFAAYRKAEKKIAY from the coding sequence ATGAAGAAAAATTTTGGAACATATATAGTAATGGTAACATTCATTGCGCTTAGCGCAATGATACTGTTGGGCTGCGAGCAGGATGCAGATATTGAGGTGCCACAGTCAACCCCAAAGTTGGTGGTAACATGTTTTATTAGCCCCGAAGATAGTTTGATTACGGTAAGGCTAGACAAGTCGCGAGCCTTGTTTAGCAATACAAACGAGCCCTTTGATCCGGCAAATGCCACGGTGGCCATAAGCAATGGAATTACCGAGGTAACGGTGCCTTATAATCAGGATCAGTTGCTTTTTGAGATTGATCAAGCAAGCGCATTTACCATAGTCCCCGGAGCCAATTACAAACTGAAGTGCTCCTATCCAGGGCTGCCGCTTTTGCTATCGCAATGCACCGTTCCTGCGGAAAGGCTAACTGAAATAAAATTAGCATTGGATTCATCCAATGCTTTTGAGTACTTATTAAAGATGAACTTTCAGGATTTGCCAGGCATAAAAAACTACTATCGCACCTTTGCATTTTACAATTATACGGATACCAATTATTTTGGTCTTGGCGACACCACCTACACTGAACCCATGGCAAGCGATGATAATAATTTGCTTAATGATGTAAATAATGATGGAGGGCAGTATAGCACCGTATTTACTTACTTGCCTAAAGGTAAAGGACCTGACACCTTACAGGCAGTAATTCTTACCTGCTCAGAGGAATATTATAAATTTCACTATTCGCTTTTTACTTACGGTTACGATAACCCGTTTTCCGAGGCTTCGCCCATCTACTCAAATATCGTAAATGGGTTAGGTGTGTTTGCTGCTTATCGAAAAGCAGAAAAAAAAATAGCGTATTAA